A segment of the Catenuloplanes nepalensis genome:
GGCCCCAGCCCCGTTGTTGATCACCCCGCCAGCATCCTGGAACCAGCGCATACCCGTCCACCGCGAGACTCCCGCAGCCGTCGACGCCTCCTCGGTAGACAAACCAGCCCGAATCCCCTCCCAAAACCGCACCCGAACCACATAAGGAACACCCGGCTTCGCCATCAAAACCCCTGCTCAGAGGGCATTGCAACGACCAATTGACCACAAGGCGGTGATTCGGTGCGCCACGTATCACTCGTCAGTAGACCAATGTAGATTCCCCGATCGATCAATTATGCGGAAACCGTTCCGCGTCGGCGTTCGGCGGGCATACAGGACATAGAGCCCCGGTGTACGCACGGCGAGCCTTTCCGTCCGCCGGCGAGGTTGCGCTGAGTGAGATTGCGCGGGCCGTGGTCGCTCACCCTCGTAACCTGCGGCTTTGCTCTGCTTACCTGTGCGCCGCCTACCGGGGCGCGAGATCCAGAACGACCGTGGCGCGCAAAGTTGACCCAGGTAAGCAGAGCAAAGGCGCGGTGAAAGCGGCTCTGCGCCGTACCGTGGCGGCGGTTTCGGTGGAAACGCCGCAGTCGCGCTGGAATCGCGGCGACGCGGGCATGCGGGCAGAATGCGGGAGGTGAGCAGAGGCGCCCGCGCGGGCACGGTGATCGCCGTGGTGCTGCTCGCCGCCAACCTGCGGCCCGCCGTGGTCGCGGTGTCGCCGATGCTCACGGACATTCGCGCGGAGACCGGCCTGTCCGGTCCGGCGGCCGCGCTGCTGACCACGATCCCGGTGCTCTGTTTCGGTCTGCTGGCGCCGTTCGCGCCGCTGCTGGCCCGGCGGATCGGCCTGGTGCCGGCGCTGGTCGCGGTGCTGTGCGCGATGACGGCCGGTGGCCTGTTGCGGCTGCCGGAGCCGGTGGTGCTGCTGTTCGCCGGCACCGCGGTGTTCGGCGCCGCGATCGCGGCCGGGAACGTGCTGCTCCCGGTGCTGGTCAAGCGCGAGTTCCCGGATCGGGCCGGCACGATGATGGGCGTCTACTCGGTCTCGCTCTCCACCGGCGCCGCGATCGCGGCCGGGACCGCGGTGCCGCTGCTGTTGCTCTTCGGCCACGCCTGGCGGTCGGCTCTGGCGATCTGGGCGCTGCCGCCGGTGATCGCGCTGCTGGCCTGGCTGCCGCTGTTGCGCAACCGCTCAGCCACGGCGCCGGCCGCGATCGAGGCCCCGCGCACCCCGCTCCGGCGTGCGCCGCTGGCCTGGGCCGTGACCGGCTTCATGGGCCTGCAGTCGCTGGTCTACTACGCTACGGTCGCCTGGCTGCCGGAGATCCTGATCGCGTCCGGCAGTGGCCAGGAGCGTGCCGGCTACGCGCTTTCCGTCTTCAACCTGGTCGGCATCGCCGGCTCGCTGATCTTCACGCTGACCGTCGGCCGGACCCGTAACCAGGCCGGTTACGCGCTCGCCAGCGCGGTGCTCTACGCGGTGGGGTTCGGCGGTCTGCTGACCGGGAACCTCGACTTCCTCTGGGCCGCGCTGCTCGGCCTGGCCCAGGGGATCACGATCAGCCTCGCGCTCGCGCTGATCCTGCTGCGCATGCCGGACGCGGGGCACGCCGCGCGGATGTCCGGCATGGCGCAGGCTATCGGCTATCTGCTCGCCGCGGCCGGCCCGGTACTGGTCGGCGCGGTGCACGACGCGACCGGCGGATGGTCCTGGCCGTTGCTGCTGCTCGGTGCCCTGCTGGTGCCGATGGCGGCGGCCGGTGCCGTGGCCGGCCGTGACGTGACGCTCGAAGTCCCGACAACGATTGGAGTCAGATCATGAGTTTGGAGCGCCCGGTCGCGCCGGATCCGTACGACCTGCTTCCCGCCGTCCCCGTTTTCGCGCTGACCAGCACGGACATCGCGGACGGCAAGGCGCTGGACGACACGTTCGCGCACGACAGCGTGGGTGGCCGGAACGTGTCGCCGCAGCTGAGCTGGTCCGGCTTCCCGGCCGAGACGAAGAGCTTCGTGGTGACCTGCTTCGACCCGGACGCACCGACCGGCTCCGGCTTCTGGCACTGGGTCGCGGTGAACCTGCCGGTCTCCGTGACGGAGTTGGCGCAGGGCGCGGGCTCGGCCGAGGGCGGGCTGCCGAACGGCGCATTCCACGTCCGTAACGATTACGGCACGCTCGCATATGGTGGTTCCGCGCCGCCGGCCGGCGACCGGGAACATCGATACGTCTTTGCGGTACACGCAGTAGACGTTGATGCACTCGACGTTACTTGGGACGTTTCTCCCGCAGTGGTGGGCTTCAATCTCGCGTTCCACACATTGGCGCGTGCGACGTTGCGATCCACTTATCGGGTGAGTCAAACCGTGAGCTAGGACACAGAAAGCCGGGCCGTCCATATGGTGGGCGGCCCGGCGTCGTCGATAAGTCGTTTACTCCGGCACTCGCGCGACGACGAACACCGACTGGCCGAACGGCGGGCGCACCAGCGACTCGGCGGCCTTGGTGACCGGGAGCACCAGGGAGTCGTAGAACTTCACCATCGGCCCCTCCTTCGGCGTCAGCTTGAAGATGCTGGTCGCGCCGTAGTAGCCGATCAGGCCGAGCGCGTTCGCGTAGTGCAGGACCTCGATCTGGAGGCCCGCCTCCTCCATCGCGGCGCGCATCGTCTTCTTGGTGTAGCGCCGGACGTGACCGGTGGCGTAGTCGACCGGGCTCATCGCGAACATGAACGCCGGGACAATCAGCACGATCTTGCCGCCGGGGCGCACGAGGCCCTTCATGCAGCGCAGCGCGGCGACGTGATCCTCGATGTGCTCAAGCACGTTGTAGCTGACCAGCGTGCTGTGCGACCCCGTCTCGGAGGTCGGCAGCAGCATCTCCTTCACCTCGACGTTCGGGGTGTCGGCGAAGCGCTCCTTCAGCTCCACGAGGCGGTCCGGCTCCGCCTCGGTCGCGGTGAACCTCGACACGTGCGGTGCCCACTCGGCGGCGTAGTTCCCGATGCCGCTGCCGATCTCGATCGGGTCGTCCCCGAGGTGCGGGATGGCCAGCTCGACGAACCAGCGACGGTGGTTGACCGCCGTCGCAAGACCCTCAAGCACCTCGGACTGGACGCGCTGGTCGCCGGTGAGCTCTGCCATGTGTGGGTTCCCTCATGTGGTGATCCGGATTCAGCGAGACCGCAAGAGTTAACCACTCAACGCCGATGATCGAAAGTTGAGCGGCGCCGCAAGCATGAATTTATGACCTATTTGAGACATGTATCGCACAGGCTACGCGCAGATAACGGAACTGTGATCCTGCCGTGACCATGGTCGTCACCAAGACGGGTAACCGTCACCTCTGCCCCAGCTCATAGAGACATCCGCGTTATCAAGCTCGGTTAGGCTCGCGTGGCTATGACTATTCAGGACATCGACCCCTCGAACCGGCCTCTCGGGGTGGCCATGCCCTCGGTCGACATCGAAGCCGAGCGGATCCTTCTCGAACAGGATCTGGAACAGTCTTCCGGTCTGCGCTCGCCACGGTGGCGCGCGCGGTTGCTGGATCTGGCCGCGGTCGCGAGCTTCGCGCTGATGGCGTTCCTGATCACCCGCACCGCCTGGCTCAACCTCGACCACGAGTTGGTCAACGCGCAGGATCAGGCGTTC
Coding sequences within it:
- a CDS encoding CynX/NimT family MFS transporter, with the protein product MSRGARAGTVIAVVLLAANLRPAVVAVSPMLTDIRAETGLSGPAAALLTTIPVLCFGLLAPFAPLLARRIGLVPALVAVLCAMTAGGLLRLPEPVVLLFAGTAVFGAAIAAGNVLLPVLVKREFPDRAGTMMGVYSVSLSTGAAIAAGTAVPLLLLFGHAWRSALAIWALPPVIALLAWLPLLRNRSATAPAAIEAPRTPLRRAPLAWAVTGFMGLQSLVYYATVAWLPEILIASGSGQERAGYALSVFNLVGIAGSLIFTLTVGRTRNQAGYALASAVLYAVGFGGLLTGNLDFLWAALLGLAQGITISLALALILLRMPDAGHAARMSGMAQAIGYLLAAAGPVLVGAVHDATGGWSWPLLLLGALLVPMAAAGAVAGRDVTLEVPTTIGVRS
- a CDS encoding YbhB/YbcL family Raf kinase inhibitor-like protein — protein: MSLERPVAPDPYDLLPAVPVFALTSTDIADGKALDDTFAHDSVGGRNVSPQLSWSGFPAETKSFVVTCFDPDAPTGSGFWHWVAVNLPVSVTELAQGAGSAEGGLPNGAFHVRNDYGTLAYGGSAPPAGDREHRYVFAVHAVDVDALDVTWDVSPAVVGFNLAFHTLARATLRSTYRVSQTVS
- a CDS encoding methyltransferase, translated to MAELTGDQRVQSEVLEGLATAVNHRRWFVELAIPHLGDDPIEIGSGIGNYAAEWAPHVSRFTATEAEPDRLVELKERFADTPNVEVKEMLLPTSETGSHSTLVSYNVLEHIEDHVAALRCMKGLVRPGGKIVLIVPAFMFAMSPVDYATGHVRRYTKKTMRAAMEEAGLQIEVLHYANALGLIGYYGATSIFKLTPKEGPMVKFYDSLVLPVTKAAESLVRPPFGQSVFVVARVPE